The nucleotide window TCGAGGTGGTGTGGCCGTGGCTGGCGTCCGGGGAGCTGCGCCCGGTGATCGACAGCCGGTACTCCTTCGCCGACGCGGCGGATGCGCATCGCCGGTTGGAGGCATCCGCACACGTGGGCAAGATCGTACTGACCCCCTGACGCGGTGAATCCGGCCGGGGATCAGGCCCGGGTCGGGGCCAATTCGACCCGGTTGCGGCCGCCGGACTTGGCCTCGTAGAGGGCGGCATCCGCGCGACCAAGCCAACGCGACACGCTCTCGCCGCGGGTGAGAAGGGCCACGCCCACGCTGGCCGTGCAGCTGAGCCCGGCGGTCACGGTGCTCCACGGATGGCTGCGCACCTCGCCGAGCAGCCGCTCGCAGATCTGCACGGCCTGGTCGAGATTGGTGTTGCCCAGCACCAGCAGGAACTCCTCGCCGCCGACCCGCACGGCGAGGTCGGTGGCCCTGGTGGTTTCGCCGAGGATGGCGGCCATGGTGGTGAGCACCCGGTCGCCGGCCGCGTGGCCGTGCTGGTCGTTGACCTCCTTGAAGTGGTCCATGTCGATCATCACGGCGCAGAGCGGTTCGGAGCGGTCGAGGGCGGTGCTCATCATCTCGGGCAGCTGCCGGTCGAGGGCCCGGCGGTTGGGCAGCCGGGTGAGCGGGTCGGTGTTGGCCTGCTCGTCCAGCTCCTCGGCACGGATGCGCTGCATCTCGGCCTCCAGCTGGGAGCGCTGGGCCTCGTGGCGGGCCTGCTCGATCTCGAGGGAGTTGATCAGCATGCGCGACTGCAGCCCGGCGGTCTGCCGGGTGAGACCGAGCATCAGCACGTGCAGTTCCTCGTGGTGCCGCAGGGCCTGCTCGAACCGGCCGGCGTTGCTGTGCATCTCGTAGAGTTCCCGGTGCAGCTTCACCTTGAGGGCCGCATCCTCGGACACCGACGGGTCGGCCAGCTGGGCGTCCATCATGGCGCAGGCCAGGTCGATCCGACCCTCGGCCCTGGCCACCTCGGCCAGTTGGGCGTCGTTGTTCACGGCCAGGTTTTGATAGTTGTTCGCGGTGGCGATGGTCTTGGACCGGCCGGCCTGCGACCGCGCCTCGGCGTACTGGCCCAGCTCGATGAGGAAGCCGACCAGGTTGGTGCGCGCGACGGTCTCGTAGAAGGCGTGCCGCTGCTCGAGCGCGCGGGCCACGGCGGCTCGGGTGAGGGCGAGGCCGTCGCGGAGCGCCTCCGACGCATCCTCGCCGGCCGTGCGCTGTGCCCGGGCGATCTCGAGGAAGGCGTCGCCCAGGTTGTTCACCGCGGCGAAGCCGGCCTCGGGGTCGTCGAGCGTGTCGGCCAAGGCGATGGCTTGCCGGCCCAGCTGGATGCTGCGCTCGGCCTCGCCGAGGGCCTGGTGCACCATGGACGACCGGCTGAGCGCCCAGAACTCGGCGGTGACGCTGCCGCAGGCCCGCGCGGCCTCGAGGGCGCCGAGCACATGGCTGAGCGCGGGCTCTTCCAGCGCCGTCTCGTGGAAGGCCAGCGCCAGTGTGCAGTGCACGGTGGACTGCGCGAGCAGGTCGCCGGTGCCGGTGAAGTAGTCCAGGGCCAGCAGGCCGTGGCGCACGGAGGCCTCGAACTCGCCCAGCCGCAGCCAGTGGCCGGAGAGGAGCTGCCAGGCCCTGGCCTCCTGGGCGGCGGTGACGTGCGGGTCGGCGAGGGCGTGTTCGGCCTGGGCGACGCCGATGTGGTGCTGGCCGTCGCGATTGGCCTGGGCGCTGGAGTCGAGCAGGGCGTCGATCGCCGTGTCGCGGGGCGGGGGCATGCGGTGCCCGGCGTCGGCCGGGGCGGAGGCGGCCGGGTTCGGCAGGTCGGCCTGGGTCTCGGGCTCGGCCGGAGTCGGCAGGTCGGCCTGGTCGGCCGGCTGGGGCAGGTCGCCGCGCTCGACGAAGCCGCCGGGCAGGGCGGCATCCGTGTCGGTGACGCCGGCTGCGGCTCCCGCGGCGGATGTCCCCGGAGTCGCGCCCGAGATCTCCTGAGCATGGGTCGAGGTGTCCGCCGGGACGGTGGTTCCGGCCGGGAGCGGCGGGACGAGGTCGCCGGAGGGGGTCATCGCGGGCCCGCAGACAGGGCGAACGCGCCGCCCGCTCGTCTCAGCGGGAAGCGAAGTGACGGTACGCCAGGTGCGTTCACGGTTCAGTCCCCAAACTGCTCGTAACTCGAACCTAGCAGCGCCACGGAGGCTACCGGCCCCTTCCGGCCGCTGCGCACTCCCCCATTCATGGGTAATTTCGATCGCGAATGATCGCGCTCTCATCTGCTGTTGATGGCGCGGGCACAGCCAGCCCATAGCCGCGCGGCTCCGGGGTCAGCGCCAGCCCAGGCCTGGCGCCACGAACCGGATAACGGAGTCGAGCAGCCGGGCGTTGTAGTCCACCCCGAGCTGGTTCGGCACCGTGATGTGCACGGTGTCGGCGGCCTGCACCGCGGCATCCTGGGCCAGCTGCTCGACGAGCACATCGGGTTCGCCGATGTAGCTCTTGCCGAACCGGGCCAGGCCGCCGTCGAGGTGGCCCACCTGGTCGCGGTTGTCGGCCTGCGCGCGCAGCCCGAAGTAACGGCGGTCCTCGTCGGTGACGAGCGGCAGGATGCTGCGGCTCACCGCCACCCGGGGCGTGCCGGCGTGGCCGGCGGCCGCCCAGGCCGCGCGGAAGATCGCGATCTGCTCGGCCTGCAGATCGCCGAAGTCCACGCCGGTGTCTTCGGTGAGCAGGGTCGAGCTCATCAGGTTCATGCCCTGTTCGCCGGTCCACTGCGCGGTCGCGCGGCTGCCGGAGCCCCACCAGATGCGATCGCTGAGGCCGGGCGACTGGGGCTGGATGGCGAGCAGCCCGCTATGCCCGGTGAGCTGCGGGTTCGCGGCGGCGACACCCGCGCCGGCGATGGCGGCACGGAACGCTGCGGTGCGCGCCCGGGCGTCATCCGCGTCGCTCTGGCCGGGGGCGGGTACATTGCCGAACGCTTCGGCGCCGCGCAGCGCGGTCTCGGGTGAGCCGCGGCTGAGGCCCAGCTGCAACCGGCCGTTGCTGATCAGGTCGGTGATGGCCGCTTCTTCGGCCATGTAGAGGGGGTTCTCGTAGCGCATGTCGATCACGCCGGTGCCCAGCTCGATGCGGCTGGTGCGGGCGGCCATGGCGGCCAGGAGCGGGAACGGCGAGGCGAGCTGCGGGGCGAAGTGGTGCACGCGCACGGAGGCGCTGTCCACGCCGAGCTCCTCTGCCGCGACCGCCAGCTCCACGGTCTGGAGCAGGGCGTCCTGCGCGGTGCGCACGAGCGACCCCGGCACCGCCTGGTAGTGGCCGAAGGAGAGGAACCCGATGTGTTTCATGCTTGCTGCAGCGTCCCTCGTCCCCCACGTATTCCCGCTCCCACCCGCCCTTCTCCGCCACCGGCCTGAGGAGGTGGCCGGC belongs to Cryobacterium sp. SO2 and includes:
- a CDS encoding diguanylate cyclase — translated: MTPSGDLVPPLPAGTTVPADTSTHAQEISGATPGTSAAGAAAGVTDTDAALPGGFVERGDLPQPADQADLPTPAEPETQADLPNPAASAPADAGHRMPPPRDTAIDALLDSSAQANRDGQHHIGVAQAEHALADPHVTAAQEARAWQLLSGHWLRLGEFEASVRHGLLALDYFTGTGDLLAQSTVHCTLALAFHETALEEPALSHVLGALEAARACGSVTAEFWALSRSSMVHQALGEAERSIQLGRQAIALADTLDDPEAGFAAVNNLGDAFLEIARAQRTAGEDASEALRDGLALTRAAVARALEQRHAFYETVARTNLVGFLIELGQYAEARSQAGRSKTIATANNYQNLAVNNDAQLAEVARAEGRIDLACAMMDAQLADPSVSEDAALKVKLHRELYEMHSNAGRFEQALRHHEELHVLMLGLTRQTAGLQSRMLINSLEIEQARHEAQRSQLEAEMQRIRAEELDEQANTDPLTRLPNRRALDRQLPEMMSTALDRSEPLCAVMIDMDHFKEVNDQHGHAAGDRVLTTMAAILGETTRATDLAVRVGGEEFLLVLGNTNLDQAVQICERLLGEVRSHPWSTVTAGLSCTASVGVALLTRGESVSRWLGRADAALYEAKSGGRNRVELAPTRA
- a CDS encoding LLM class flavin-dependent oxidoreductase, whose amino-acid sequence is MKHIGFLSFGHYQAVPGSLVRTAQDALLQTVELAVAAEELGVDSASVRVHHFAPQLASPFPLLAAMAARTSRIELGTGVIDMRYENPLYMAEEAAITDLISNGRLQLGLSRGSPETALRGAEAFGNVPAPGQSDADDARARTAAFRAAIAGAGVAAANPQLTGHSGLLAIQPQSPGLSDRIWWGSGSRATAQWTGEQGMNLMSSTLLTEDTGVDFGDLQAEQIAIFRAAWAAAGHAGTPRVAVSRSILPLVTDEDRRYFGLRAQADNRDQVGHLDGGLARFGKSYIGEPDVLVEQLAQDAAVQAADTVHITVPNQLGVDYNARLLDSVIRFVAPGLGWR